The Bacillus sp. Bos-x628 genome includes the window AAGTGGATCTACTCTTACTGATACTCAGATAGAATTATTAAATAACTTAGGCATTGAACAAGTCATAATTGCTCTAGATAAAGAATTCTCAGAAGTTGGGAGTATTGAAGAAAAATACTACATTGAGAAAATCAATAGTGTTTTTATTAATAAACTTGGTTCAAGGTTTGAAACAAGTGTGATGTGGGATGTTGAAGGCCTCCTTGATTTAAAAGACAGTCCATCTGATAAAGGCGCCGAAATTTTCATGAAATTATTCAACAACCGAATCCTAGTAGCTTAATTTACGTTTTAAAAACCCCAGATATAATAACGAAGATTCAACTACTAGGAGGAAAATTTATGCGTAGTATTATAAAGATTGAGATCGACCGTCCTTTAAGCAGAAATGAAATTGAATATGTAAATAAATTATCTGAAGCAGAAAAAGAGGAACAACTCGAAAGAATGAACTTTTTAATCAAAGATATGTTAGAGTTAGAAGGAATCTCTCGCGAATTTTTGAAAATCACTAATAAAATTGTTGGTGAATTCAATGAAGATTAAACAAATCGGTCCCTTCAATGGGGATATCATTGACACCATATTGAAGAATAGAAATATTAAGGATATTGATACATTCCTTAACCCTAATAGTAGCGAGGATCTTAATCCTTTTGATCTTCATAATATTGAACTCGGTGCAAATGTCCTTCTTGCTCATTTACTCATAAGAGATCATATTGGTATTTTAGTTGATGCAGATGCTGATGGATTTTCGTCTGCATCAATAATCTATCAATATATAAAAAAAATTGAACCAGATTCACATATTTCTTATTTTCTTCATGATCGAAAATCCCATGGATTAACTGATGAAATTTCTCAAAAGATTGCTAGTTCAACAATTGATCTAATCATAATCCCTGATGCAGCGTCTAATGATGTTGATGAAATTCAAAGGCTTTATTATATGGGAATTGACATTATCGTTCTAGATCATCATGAAGTAGATAAGATGCCAGAGCATGGAATTTTGATTAATAATCAATTAGACGTGAATAAAAACACAAATAAGAATTTAGTCGGTGCAGGTATGGCCTATAAGTTTTGCCAAGCTCTTGATAAGATTTTAGATACCCATTATGCTGATGACCTTCTTGATTTAGTTGCTATTGGCCAAATCGGAGATATTTCAGATATAAGTGAAAATGAAGTCAGAAACTTGGTTTTTCGAGGCCTTGAGACGATCAATAACCCATTGGTTAAAATTGCTATAATGGATTCTTTTGGGAGTCTAAAAGGTCTCGCCCCAAAAGATCTCTCCTTTTCTATTATTCCAATGATTAATGCGGTAGTTCGTGTTGGTACTAAAGATGAAAAAGATTTACTATTCAGAGCCTTAAATAAGATTGATGATGGACGAGTTTGGAATGTAGAGAAACGAAAGAAAAATAAAAAGACCGGAAAATTCGACAAAATATTAGTTGAGCAAGATATATATGATATTGCCTTTGATATGATGAAAAAAGTTAAGAGTCGTCAAAACTCAATGGTTAAAAAGTCTCTAGAAAAACTTAAAAATAACACCAGCATTTATAATGAGGGCGGAATCTCAATTGCTTTACTTAACAGCCCTCATGAAGCTTCGATTACTGGTCTAGTTGCCAATAAAGTAGCCAATAAATATCAAAAACCAGCATTAGTGCTTTATTACAAAGATAAGAAATATGTTGGGTCAGGTCGTGGCGATGAAAAAATATTATCTTCCCTTAAAGACTGGTGTAATGAAACTGGACTGATCGAGTTTGCTCAAGGGCATGCTAATGCTTT containing:
- a CDS encoding DHH family phosphoesterase; its protein translation is MKIKQIGPFNGDIIDTILKNRNIKDIDTFLNPNSSEDLNPFDLHNIELGANVLLAHLLIRDHIGILVDADADGFSSASIIYQYIKKIEPDSHISYFLHDRKSHGLTDEISQKIASSTIDLIIIPDAASNDVDEIQRLYYMGIDIIVLDHHEVDKMPEHGILINNQLDVNKNTNKNLVGAGMAYKFCQALDKILDTHYADDLLDLVAIGQIGDISDISENEVRNLVFRGLETINNPLVKIAIMDSFGSLKGLAPKDLSFSIIPMINAVVRVGTKDEKDLLFRALNKIDDGRVWNVEKRKKNKKTGKFDKILVEQDIYDIAFDMMKKVKSRQNSMVKKSLEKLKNNTSIYNEGGISIALLNSPHEASITGLVANKVANKYQKPALVLYYKDKKYVGSGRGDEKILSSLKDWCNETGLIEFAQGHANAFGISIPEDNFEEFKKRTHEVKKNEFVYEVDLIVRENVNRSIIEDVTNNKHLFGGKVQEPLLAFIGIKINKNYIRQKGSMLAFYENGVEFVMYGAPDGLYESLKNNFDRQITMDFIGIPSVNIYGNKRTLQLVLVGCERSGNYDLIEEVPDEVTVETIIF